The following proteins are co-located in the Phycisphaerae bacterium genome:
- a CDS encoding YIP1 family protein, translating into MASLSKEVEAGAPGLSDVWQVFTAPAGLFRRVEDTGAYGWALVVLLALVTLTGYVQVQTGLIDRVVDQQTERQLGELEKNQGNLVDRVQLKDAMDAVRKSGDFMKLLQRLGAIVVSPIYLLTSCLLISSILYAAVALTGRKPEYHTLMAICVYASFVDLAGALLRLGMMISYRTTMVDTSLGMLAPIGKASWLTAVDPFRIWFWLLVAIGLIVTQQLGRRGAAVWCVLMFAIASAARVGMAYAGNI; encoded by the coding sequence GTGGCGAGCCTTTCAAAAGAAGTGGAGGCCGGTGCGCCCGGCCTGAGCGATGTCTGGCAGGTCTTCACTGCGCCGGCCGGGCTCTTTCGCCGCGTGGAGGACACCGGGGCCTACGGCTGGGCCCTCGTCGTGCTCCTCGCCCTCGTCACCCTCACCGGCTATGTCCAGGTGCAGACCGGTTTGATTGACCGCGTCGTCGATCAGCAGACAGAGCGGCAACTGGGTGAGCTGGAGAAGAATCAGGGCAATCTGGTCGACCGCGTGCAGCTCAAGGACGCCATGGACGCCGTCCGCAAGTCCGGCGATTTTATGAAACTCCTGCAGCGGCTCGGGGCGATTGTCGTCTCGCCGATCTACCTCCTGACGTCGTGCTTGCTGATCTCGTCGATTCTCTATGCCGCCGTGGCCCTGACCGGTCGGAAACCGGAATACCACACGTTGATGGCGATCTGTGTCTACGCGAGCTTCGTAGATTTGGCGGGAGCGCTCTTGCGCCTGGGCATGATGATCAGTTATCGAACCACGATGGTGGATACATCCCTTGGAATGCTCGCGCCGATCGGAAAGGCTTCCTGGCTGACGGCCGTGGACCCGTTTCGCATTTGGTTCTGGCTGTTGGTGGCGATCGGACTCATCGTCACGCAGCAGCTCGGACGCCGCGGCGCCGCTGTCTGGTGTGTCTTGATGTTCGCGATCGCCTCGGCCGCGCGCGTGGGGATGGCCTACGCAGGAAATATCTAG